ATCGTTCATGATGACGGTTCCGCCCGGTTTTAAATAATCGCTCCAACGCAACGCCTCGAGCTTCTCAAATGAGAGCATATAGTCCGCCCGGCCTTTTTCAACAACCGGCGAGTATACCTTGTTTCCAAACCGTACCATCGTGTTGACGCTTCCGCCGCGCTGGCTCATTCCGTGTATCTCGGCCATCTTCACATCATACTCGGCGCTGACTAAAACATTCGACAATATGTCCGCCGCCAGAATTATTCCCTGTCCTCCGACGCCGACTATCAATACACTCCTGACTTCGTTGCTCATCTGAACCTCTCTTAAATTCCAGCGCCCTGATCGGCCTGCTCGTACTTGACAATCGCGCCTGCCTTGCATACCTGCCCACAGACATCGCAGCCGATACACTGGGAGGGCTCGATTCTCGCTCTATCGGATTCCCATGATAGCGCCGGGCAACCAAGCCGCATGCATGCTTTGCAACTATCGCACTCGTCTATGACCATGAGCGGCTCGGCGGTGACCTTCTCAGCGAGCAAACACGCCCTCCTAAATATTATTACCGACGGTTCGTCTTTGGCTATCTCTTCGGTGATTGCCGCGCGAACCGCTATGAGGTCGTACGGGTCTATCACCCGCACCGAAGCCACGCCCAATCCTCGCACCAGCTTTTCAATATCGACCTCGACACCCGCGTCCCCCTTGAGCGTCTTGCCGGTTCCCGGGTGGTCTTGCCTGCCCGTCATGGCGGTCGTGCGATTATCTAATATTACGACCGTCACTATTCCCTTGTTGTAGACGACATCGACGAGCGGCGTGATTCCTGAGTGCATAAAAGTCGAATCTCCGATGACCGCCACCACATCCTTGCGGCCGGTAGCCTTCTGGAAGCCCATCGCGTTTCCGATGCTCGCACCCATACAAAAACAGGTGTCCATCGCTTCGAGCGGAGGCGCCACACCCAACGTGTAGCAACCGATATCCCCAGTGACCATCAGTTTCATCTTCTTAAATATATAGAACACGCCCCGGTGCGGGCATCCCGCGCACATCATCGGCGGTCTTGCCGGTATATCGTCGACCGCCGTTAAGCTCGCCTGCGCGTCGGCGTCGCCCAGCACGCCCGCGCGTATCGCCTCGGGGTTGAGTTCGCCTATCCCCGGGATGAGGCGTTTGCCGACCACCGGCAGGCCCCAGGCTTTAAGTTGGTCCTCGATGAACGGGTCGAGTTCTTCGACGACTATCACCTTTTCTATCTGCCCGACAAAATCGGATATCATGCGCTTGGGCAGCGGATGGACCATGGTTATCTTTAGAACCGAAGCTTCCGGGAAGACCTCTTTGACATACTGATATGAGACGCCGTCGGCTATAAACCCTATGCCGCGGCTGCCCCATTCGACCCTGTTGCCCGGAAACTCCTCCGAGAACTCGGCCAACGCCTCTAGTCTCTGATCCAAGCTATTGCGACGTTGCCGCGCATACGCGGGTATCATGACGTATTTCCGGACATCCTTCTCATATTCGCGACTGCTCTCAGCGCGCTCGATATCGACGTCAACGAGTGATTTCGAATGATTTATCCTCGTGGTCATCCTCAGTATTACCGGAATATCGAAACGCTCGCTAATCTTCAGTCCTTCGTCGACGAGCCACGCCGCCTCTTGGCTATCGCTCGGCTCCAGCATCGGTACCTTCGCCGCTTTCGCGTAGTAGCGGTTATCCTGCTCGTTTTGCGAGCTGTGCATGCTCGGGTCGTCGGCGTTGACGATTACGAGGCCGCCGTTGACTCCGGTATAGGCCAGTGTGAATAGCGGATCCGCCGCCACATTTAGTCCCACATGCTTCATGGTGACGATGGTCCTCGCGCCCCCCAGCGACGCACCGATACCGACTTCCAGGGCTACCTTTTCGTTCGGCGCCCAAGACGAGTCTACCTCGTCGTACTTGGCCAGCGCCTCCAGAATCTCCGTGCTCGGAGTTCCGGGGTAGCCGGAGGCTATTTTAACCCCCGCCGCATACGCCCCATAAGCTATCGCTTCGTTTCCTGATAGAAGAACTTTCATCTCTTAAACCCTAACCAATCATGATTTACTTACCGTGCAAAACATTCTACCTGTTGGTTTACGAAAAGCCTCCCTATTTCTATACCATCTAAGTACCTAAAAAGCAATTAAACGGATATCACCTGATAGGGTTAGTGATTCCTTATATTACGATATGAGCGAGCGGGGCTACGAGCGCGGAGGCTAATAGGTTATCAGCGAGAATATATCGCGGCCGTTGAGCTTCGAACGCCCGTTTAAGAACAGCAGCTCTATAAGAAACGCGATGCCCACGACATTCCCACCCAATAGTTCTACCAGCTCTATCTTAGCGGCCGCCGTACCGCCCGTCGCGATGACGTCATCGACTACCAGGATGTTCTGGCCTTTCTTTATCGCGTCTTCGTGCATCTCCAGCGAATCGAAGCCATACTCCAGCTCGTATTGCGCCTTGCACGTATTGTACGGTAGTTTCCCGGGCTTCCGCGCCGGTATAAAGCCGCAATCGAGCGCGTAGGCCAGCGCGCTCGCCAAAATAAACCCTCTGGCCTCGGCGCCGAGAATCGCGTCTATTTGTTTCCCCTCGTAATGCCCGGCGATGGCATCGATGGCGTATTTAAAACTCTTGGCATCAGCCAAGAGCGGCGTTATGTCGCGAAACATAACCCCTTCCTTGGGCCAGTCCGGAATGTCTCTCACATAAGCTTTTAGATCCACGTTTACCCCCTAGAATAACATTCTTAATGCCAATCTATCACAACCGTCCGCCAAATGCAGCCCGCACCCGGCGGGTTTACGGGGGTCGATTTAGAGACGCCTCCTCAGGGGTATGATAAAGGTGGTCGCGCGCTCGACCCCTGCATACTAAAATCCGCCTTGTGATTGGAGGTCTGTAATGGACAAATATATGATAGCGTTTATAGGGAGCGGGCCCGCGAGTTATGTCGGTGCCATAAAGGCGGCCCGCAGCGGTATACCCACCTGCATTATCGAAAAATCCGGTTTTGGCGGAGTTTGCTTAAACACGGGCTGCATACCGACAAAATCCTTTGTCGCATCGGCAAAGGCCATCCGCAACGCCGGCCGCGCGCGGGAATTCGGGTTT
The Actinomycetota bacterium genome window above contains:
- the iorA gene encoding indolepyruvate ferredoxin oxidoreductase subunit alpha; amino-acid sequence: MKVLLSGNEAIAYGAYAAGVKIASGYPGTPSTEILEALAKYDEVDSSWAPNEKVALEVGIGASLGGARTIVTMKHVGLNVAADPLFTLAYTGVNGGLVIVNADDPSMHSSQNEQDNRYYAKAAKVPMLEPSDSQEAAWLVDEGLKISERFDIPVILRMTTRINHSKSLVDVDIERAESSREYEKDVRKYVMIPAYARQRRNSLDQRLEALAEFSEEFPGNRVEWGSRGIGFIADGVSYQYVKEVFPEASVLKITMVHPLPKRMISDFVGQIEKVIVVEELDPFIEDQLKAWGLPVVGKRLIPGIGELNPEAIRAGVLGDADAQASLTAVDDIPARPPMMCAGCPHRGVFYIFKKMKLMVTGDIGCYTLGVAPPLEAMDTCFCMGASIGNAMGFQKATGRKDVVAVIGDSTFMHSGITPLVDVVYNKGIVTVVILDNRTTAMTGRQDHPGTGKTLKGDAGVEVDIEKLVRGLGVASVRVIDPYDLIAVRAAITEEIAKDEPSVIIFRRACLLAEKVTAEPLMVIDECDSCKACMRLGCPALSWESDRARIEPSQCIGCDVCGQVCKAGAIVKYEQADQGAGI
- a CDS encoding adenine phosphoribosyltransferase, with translation MDLKAYVRDIPDWPKEGVMFRDITPLLADAKSFKYAIDAIAGHYEGKQIDAILGAEARGFILASALAYALDCGFIPARKPGKLPYNTCKAQYELEYGFDSLEMHEDAIKKGQNILVVDDVIATGGTAAAKIELVELLGGNVVGIAFLIELLFLNGRSKLNGRDIFSLITY